The following proteins are encoded in a genomic region of Actinomadura sp. NAK00032:
- the cydD gene encoding thiol reductant ABC exporter subunit CydD yields the protein MKPLDPRLLKYARTTRVFLLSSVALGTATAVLIIAQATLLADMLTRAFLHGAALADLRTPLLLLLAVVLGRTLVSWLQEVAAHRSSAAVKSQLRGRLLARAVGLGPRWLSGERSGELATLATRGIDALDDYFSRYLPQLVLAVLVPAAVGFRILLGDWLSAVTIAATLPLIPVFAILVGLTTQKKMDRQWRTLSVLAAHFLDVVAGLPTLKIFGRAKAQADRIREVTDRHRRATMSTLRIAFLSALVLELLSTLSVALVAVSIGLRLVEGGLGLETALLVLILAPEAYLPLRQVGAQYHASVEGLTAAARVFEVLETPLPAAGDRTDVPDLSRATLRLEGVTVAYDRGPALADFSLTVHPGETVALVGPSGAGKSTALSVLLGFVQPDSGRVLADWDDLAEFSPDAWRAQIAWVPQRPHLFAGTVAENIRLGRPSASMASVRAAAEAANALEFIEALPAGFDTPLGERGAGLSAGQRQRLALARAFLRDAPLLLLDEPTSNLDVESEAAVIDAVERLKAGRTVVLVAHRPALTTLADRVITLTPAAVPA from the coding sequence GTGAAACCCCTCGACCCCCGGCTGCTGAAGTACGCCCGGACGACGCGGGTCTTCCTGCTGTCGTCCGTGGCGCTCGGCACCGCGACCGCCGTGCTGATCATCGCGCAGGCGACGCTGCTCGCCGACATGCTCACCCGCGCGTTCCTGCACGGCGCGGCCCTGGCCGACCTGCGCACGCCGCTGCTGCTCCTGCTGGCCGTCGTCCTCGGCCGGACGCTCGTCTCCTGGCTGCAGGAGGTCGCCGCGCACCGCTCGTCCGCCGCGGTCAAGTCGCAGCTGCGCGGGCGGCTGCTCGCCCGCGCGGTGGGCCTCGGCCCGCGCTGGCTGTCCGGGGAGCGCAGCGGCGAACTCGCCACCCTCGCCACCCGCGGGATCGACGCGCTCGACGACTACTTCTCCCGCTACCTGCCGCAACTCGTGCTCGCGGTGCTCGTCCCGGCCGCCGTCGGGTTCCGGATCCTGCTCGGCGACTGGCTGTCGGCCGTCACGATCGCGGCGACGCTGCCGCTCATCCCCGTCTTCGCGATCCTCGTCGGGCTCACCACCCAGAAGAAGATGGACCGGCAGTGGCGGACGCTGTCCGTCCTCGCCGCCCACTTCCTGGACGTCGTCGCCGGGCTGCCCACGCTGAAGATCTTCGGCCGGGCGAAGGCCCAGGCGGACCGGATCCGCGAGGTCACCGACCGGCACCGGCGCGCCACCATGTCGACGCTGCGGATCGCGTTCCTGTCGGCGCTCGTCCTGGAGCTGCTGTCGACGCTGTCGGTCGCGCTCGTCGCCGTCTCGATCGGGCTGCGGCTCGTCGAGGGCGGGCTCGGGCTGGAGACCGCGCTGCTCGTGCTGATCCTCGCGCCGGAGGCGTACCTCCCGCTGCGGCAGGTCGGCGCGCAGTACCACGCGAGCGTCGAGGGCCTCACCGCCGCCGCCCGCGTCTTCGAGGTGCTGGAGACGCCGCTGCCCGCCGCCGGCGACCGGACGGACGTCCCCGACCTCTCCCGCGCGACGCTCCGGCTGGAGGGCGTCACGGTCGCCTACGACCGGGGGCCCGCGCTCGCGGACTTCTCGCTGACCGTCCACCCCGGGGAGACCGTCGCCCTCGTCGGGCCGAGCGGCGCCGGGAAGTCGACCGCGCTGTCGGTGCTTCTCGGGTTCGTCCAGCCGGACTCCGGGCGCGTCCTGGCCGACTGGGACGACCTCGCCGAGTTCTCGCCGGACGCCTGGCGCGCCCAGATCGCCTGGGTTCCGCAGCGTCCGCACCTGTTCGCCGGGACGGTCGCGGAGAACATCCGGCTGGGCCGCCCGTCGGCGTCTATGGCGTCCGTGCGGGCCGCCGCCGAGGCCGCGAACGCGCTGGAGTTCATCGAGGCGCTCCCCGCGGGCTTCGACACCCCGCTCGGCGAACGGGGCGCCGGGCTGTCCGCGGGCCAGCGGCAGCGCCTCGCCCTGGCCCGCGCCTTCCTCCGCGACGCACCGCTCCTGCTGCTGGACGAGCCGACCTCGAACCTGGACGTGGAGAGCGAGGCCGCGGTCATCGACGCCGTCGAACGGCTGAAGGCCGGCCGGACCGTCGTCCTCGTCGCCCACCGCCCGGCGCTGACCACCCTGGCCGACCGCGTGATCACCCTCACCCCGGCGGCGGTGCCGGCATGA
- the cydB gene encoding cytochrome d ubiquinol oxidase subunit II yields MELTTVWFIIIAFLWTSYFFLEGFDFGVGMLLPALGRDDTERRVVINTIGPVWDGNEVWFIVAGAAMFAAFPEWYATLFSGFYLPLLLILLALIIRGVAFEYRGKKDDARWRARWDKAIFWGSLVPAFLWGVAFANIVRGVPLDADHEFVGTLADLLNPYALLGGLTTTILFVLHGAVFLALKTSGSIRYRARRIAELAVVAAIVAGGSFLLITQLQHGKPVTWLTAAGAAAGLVLAAVANRSGREGWAFIGTGAAIVLAVATLFTALFPDVMPSTLESGTLTTENAASTGYTLKIMTWVAAVFTPIVMIYQGWTYWVFRKRIGTSHIPAARPKPEAVR; encoded by the coding sequence ATGGAACTCACCACCGTCTGGTTCATCATCATCGCCTTCCTGTGGACGAGCTACTTCTTCCTGGAGGGGTTCGACTTCGGCGTCGGGATGCTGCTGCCCGCCCTCGGCCGCGACGACACCGAGCGCCGCGTCGTCATCAACACCATCGGGCCCGTCTGGGACGGCAACGAGGTGTGGTTCATCGTCGCCGGCGCCGCCATGTTCGCCGCGTTCCCCGAGTGGTACGCCACCCTGTTCAGCGGCTTCTACCTGCCGCTGCTGCTGATCCTGCTGGCGCTGATCATCCGCGGCGTCGCGTTCGAGTACCGCGGCAAGAAGGACGACGCGCGATGGCGGGCCCGCTGGGACAAGGCGATCTTCTGGGGCAGCCTCGTGCCCGCGTTCCTGTGGGGCGTCGCGTTCGCGAACATCGTCCGCGGCGTGCCGCTGGACGCCGACCACGAGTTCGTGGGGACGCTCGCCGACCTGCTGAACCCGTACGCGCTGCTCGGCGGGCTCACCACGACGATCCTGTTCGTCCTGCACGGGGCGGTGTTCCTGGCGCTGAAGACGTCCGGGAGCATCCGCTACCGGGCGCGGCGCATCGCCGAACTCGCGGTCGTCGCCGCCATCGTCGCCGGCGGGAGCTTCCTGCTGATCACGCAGCTGCAGCACGGCAAGCCGGTGACCTGGCTGACCGCCGCGGGCGCCGCCGCCGGGCTGGTGCTCGCCGCCGTCGCCAACCGGAGCGGGCGCGAGGGCTGGGCGTTCATCGGCACCGGCGCCGCGATCGTGCTCGCCGTCGCGACCCTGTTCACCGCGCTGTTCCCGGACGTCATGCCGTCCACCCTGGAATCCGGGACCCTCACCACGGAGAACGCCGCGTCGACCGGCTACACGCTCAAGATCATGACCTGGGTCGCGGCCGTGTTCACCCCGATCGTGATGATCTACCAGGGGTGGACGTACTGGGTGTTCCGCAAGCGGATCGGCACGTCCCACATCCCGGCCGCGCGCCCGAAGCCGGAGGCCGTGCGGTGA
- the cydC gene encoding thiol reductant ABC exporter subunit CydC gives MILRLIKMARPARGRLLLAVLFGALALGSGVALMATSAWLISRAAQHPPVLMLMVAIVAVRAFGLGRGVFRYLERLVGHDATFRILADLRARVYERLERLAPGGLPAFRSGDLLNRLVADVDAVQDLFLRVLLPCTVAAVVGGASVGVAWALLPSAGLILLVALLAAGVVAPWLSSVMARRAERRTTDLRGELTSHIVDTLQGAPELIAYGAAPAQLAEAARLDRDFTRTTARSAATAGLGAAISALAAGLAVWATLTAGVPAVRSGALDGVLLAVIVLLPLAAFEVVAGLPMAAQYLERVRRSAARIFAVLDAEPPVQDPADPAPLPASPYTLNVENLRARWTPTAPYALDGVSLDLTPGRRCAIVGPSGSGKTTLTSVLLRFLEPASGKASLNGVDLGTLNTDDVRTVIGLCAQDAHLFDSTIGANIRLARPGATEAELRDALRRARILDWVDSLPNGLDTHVGEHGAQVSGGQRQRIALARALLADFPILLLDEPAEHLDIATADELTADLLTATEGRTTLLVTHRLTGLDAVDEIIVLDEGRVADRGTHDDLISRPGLYRSLWNRERTPTKAAPRA, from the coding sequence ATGATTCTGCGGCTCATCAAGATGGCGCGGCCCGCCCGGGGACGGCTCCTCCTCGCTGTCCTGTTCGGCGCCCTCGCACTCGGCAGCGGGGTCGCCCTGATGGCGACCTCCGCGTGGCTCATCTCCCGTGCGGCGCAGCACCCGCCCGTCCTGATGCTGATGGTCGCGATCGTGGCCGTCCGTGCGTTCGGTCTGGGGCGCGGTGTGTTCCGCTACCTCGAACGTCTCGTCGGGCATGACGCGACGTTCCGCATCCTGGCCGATCTGCGCGCGCGCGTGTACGAACGGCTGGAGCGGCTCGCGCCCGGCGGGCTGCCAGCGTTCCGTAGCGGCGACCTCCTGAACCGGCTCGTCGCGGACGTCGACGCCGTCCAGGACCTGTTCCTCCGCGTCCTGCTGCCGTGCACGGTCGCCGCCGTCGTCGGCGGTGCCTCGGTGGGGGTCGCCTGGGCGCTGCTGCCGTCCGCTGGGCTGATCCTCCTGGTCGCCTTGCTGGCCGCCGGTGTCGTCGCGCCGTGGCTGTCGTCCGTCATGGCGCGCCGGGCCGAGCGCCGGACGACCGACCTGCGCGGCGAGCTGACCTCCCACATCGTCGACACCCTCCAGGGCGCCCCCGAACTCATCGCCTACGGCGCGGCGCCCGCGCAACTCGCCGAGGCGGCCCGGCTCGACCGCGACTTCACCCGCACCACCGCCCGCTCCGCCGCCACCGCCGGCCTCGGCGCGGCCATCTCCGCGCTCGCCGCCGGGCTCGCGGTCTGGGCCACCCTCACCGCCGGCGTCCCGGCCGTCCGCTCGGGCGCGCTCGACGGGGTGCTGCTCGCGGTGATCGTCCTGCTTCCGCTGGCCGCGTTCGAGGTCGTCGCGGGCCTGCCGATGGCGGCCCAGTACCTGGAGCGGGTCCGCCGCTCCGCCGCGCGGATCTTCGCCGTGCTGGACGCCGAGCCGCCCGTCCAGGATCCGGCCGACCCGGCCCCGCTCCCGGCGTCCCCCTACACACTCAACGTCGAGAACCTCCGGGCCCGGTGGACACCGACCGCCCCCTACGCCCTCGACGGCGTCTCCCTGGACCTGACACCAGGCCGCCGTTGCGCAATCGTGGGGCCGTCCGGCTCGGGCAAGACGACCCTTACCTCTGTGCTCCTGCGCTTCCTGGAACCCGCTTCAGGCAAGGCGTCCTTGAACGGCGTCGACCTAGGCACGCTCAACACCGACGACGTCCGAACGGTCATCGGCCTATGCGCGCAGGACGCCCACCTGTTCGACTCCACCATCGGAGCCAACATCCGCCTGGCCCGCCCGGGCGCCACCGAAGCTGAACTACGCGACGCCCTACGCCGCGCCCGGATCCTCGACTGGGTCGACTCCCTCCCGAACGGGCTCGACACCCACGTCGGTGAGCACGGCGCCCAAGTCTCCGGTGGCCAGCGCCAGCGCATCGCCCTGGCCCGCGCGCTCCTCGCCGACTTCCCGATCCTCCTGCTCGACGAGCCCGCCGAACACCTGGACATCGCGACCGCCGACGAACTCACCGCCGACCTCCTGACCGCCACCGAAGGCCGGACGACCCTCCTCGTCACCCACCGCCTCACCGGCCTGGACGCCGTCGACGAGATCATCGTCCTCGACGAGGGCCGCGTCGCCGACCGCGGAACCCACGACGACCTCATCTCCCGCCCGGGCCTCTACCGCTCCCTCTGGAACCGCGAGCGCACCCCGACCAAGGCGGCGCCAAGGGCCTGA
- a CDS encoding cytochrome ubiquinol oxidase subunit I, which produces MDSVDIARWQFGITTVYHFFFVPLTIGLSALVAILETAWLRTGKTKYLRATKFWGKLFLINFAMGIVTGIVQEFQFGMNWSDYSRFVGDIFGAPLAIEGLLAFFVESTFLGLWIFGWDRLNAKLHNACIWIVHIGTLLSAYFILSANSWMQHPVGYRIDEESGRAVLTDFWAVLTNSTQLVAFPHTITAAFVTGGMFMAGVSAWHLARRKNTEVFRPSLKLALAVTAIASIGVAITGDFQGKVMTEQQPMKMAAAEALYETEQPASFSVVTIGTLDGDEEIFGIKVPRVLSFLATGTFDGEVKGINDVQAAEEARYGPGDYRPNIPIAYWNFRIMVGVGMLTALVSLAGLWLLRRGRLPSNPWVYRIGVLSLALPFIGNSAGWIFTEMGRQPWSVFGVLKTTSSVSPGVSPTSMLISVVSLTALYAVLMVIEAGLMLKYAKAGPPSEDEVLPPPPSDDDDSDPDAERSLAFAY; this is translated from the coding sequence ATGGACTCGGTCGACATCGCACGGTGGCAGTTCGGGATCACCACCGTCTACCACTTCTTCTTCGTCCCGCTGACGATCGGGCTGTCCGCGCTCGTCGCCATCCTGGAGACGGCCTGGCTGCGCACGGGCAAGACGAAGTACCTGCGCGCCACCAAGTTCTGGGGCAAGCTCTTCCTGATCAACTTCGCGATGGGCATCGTCACCGGCATCGTGCAGGAGTTCCAGTTCGGGATGAACTGGAGTGACTACTCCCGCTTCGTCGGGGACATCTTCGGGGCGCCGCTCGCCATCGAGGGGCTGCTCGCCTTCTTCGTCGAGTCGACCTTCCTCGGCCTGTGGATCTTCGGCTGGGACCGGCTGAACGCCAAGCTCCACAACGCCTGCATCTGGATCGTCCACATCGGGACGCTGCTGTCGGCGTACTTCATCCTCTCCGCGAACTCGTGGATGCAGCACCCCGTCGGCTACCGGATCGACGAGGAGTCCGGACGGGCCGTCCTCACCGACTTCTGGGCCGTGCTGACCAACTCGACGCAGCTCGTCGCGTTCCCGCACACGATCACGGCGGCGTTCGTCACCGGCGGCATGTTCATGGCCGGCGTCAGCGCCTGGCACCTCGCCCGCCGCAAGAACACCGAGGTCTTCCGGCCGTCGCTGAAGCTCGCCCTCGCCGTCACGGCGATCGCCTCGATCGGCGTCGCCATCACCGGCGACTTCCAGGGCAAGGTCATGACCGAGCAGCAGCCGATGAAGATGGCCGCCGCCGAGGCCCTCTACGAGACCGAGCAGCCCGCGTCCTTCTCCGTCGTCACCATCGGGACGCTCGACGGCGACGAGGAGATCTTCGGGATCAAGGTCCCGCGCGTCCTGTCGTTCCTCGCCACCGGCACCTTCGACGGCGAGGTCAAGGGCATCAACGACGTCCAGGCGGCCGAGGAGGCCCGCTACGGGCCCGGCGACTACCGGCCGAACATCCCGATCGCCTACTGGAACTTCCGGATCATGGTCGGGGTCGGCATGCTCACCGCGCTGGTCTCGCTGGCCGGGCTGTGGCTGCTGCGGCGCGGGCGGCTGCCGTCCAACCCCTGGGTGTACCGGATCGGCGTGCTGTCGCTGGCGCTCCCCTTCATCGGCAACTCCGCCGGCTGGATCTTCACCGAGATGGGCCGGCAGCCCTGGTCGGTGTTCGGGGTGCTGAAGACGACCTCGAGCGTCTCGCCCGGCGTGTCGCCGACCTCGATGCTCATCTCCGTCGTCTCGCTGACCGCGCTGTACGCCGTCCTCATGGTCATCGAGGCCGGGCTGATGCTCAAGTACGCCAAGGCCGGGCCGCCGTCGGAGGACGAGGTGCTGCCCCCGCCGCCGTCCGATGACGACGACTCCGACCCCGACGCCGAGCGCTCGCTCGCGTTCGCTTACTGA